The Lepidochelys kempii isolate rLepKem1 chromosome 5, rLepKem1.hap2, whole genome shotgun sequence genome window below encodes:
- the CKS2 gene encoding cyclin-dependent kinases regulatory subunit 2: MAHKQIYYSDKYFDEHYEYRHVMLPRELSKQVPKTHLMSEEEWRRLGVQQSLGWVHYMIHEPEPHILLFRRPLPKDQQK, translated from the exons ATGGCCCACAAGCAGATCTACTACTCCGACAAATACTTTGACGAGCACTACGAGTATCG ACATGTGATGTTACCCAGAGAGCTTTCAAAGCAAGTACCAAAAACCCATCTAATGTCTGAAGAGGAATGGAGAAGACTTGGTGTCCAGCAAAGTCTTGGCTGGGTCCATTACATGATCCATGAGCCAG AACCACACATCCTTCTCTTTAGAAGACCTCTTCCgaaagaccaacaaaaatga